From a region of the Euwallacea similis isolate ESF13 chromosome 3, ESF131.1, whole genome shotgun sequence genome:
- the Vps33B gene encoding vacuolar protein sorting-associated protein 33B, producing the protein MDVFKKLSSLQEISKAQLAKIFSVNPNRKFLVIEPSLIKPLERVCGVQWLKGSGVDKIFKLESVAVNYQDTPIFYMIPPEYKIFTQVVDQIRAQVDIANPPNNKYHIIVIPRSLHIFEEELEEHGLLESVAKLHSFQWMPLHLDAGILSLEMPLLYNSLFVYENFGLMPVLSKALWQLSLVVGKPNVIISVGAHSNTVLKQFDDLCETKGDTDKLDSDFGALLIIDRSVDYPSALLTPGVYSGLLSEVYPVKSGLCDLKETAETSKDLQLDDKCIPLWERQPVNLTLNSQQDPVYRDIKNRYFTEVTSVLSNLTKQLKQEKMSSQEMALDEIKRYVQTQLQAAKSRKAFISNHLLAAESIINVVGHRYEKQKEVEIDIMKNTNKSANLNYLEEITVIENDMLLSLRLFCLLSITQKLSDSEVKSFWRKFLHQFGFNYGFALNNLINLGFVSEPSQSSSTINIPSKLNLKLPKFTTSNFYTNTKNMRQIPADPDNVNLKHPTCASYVFGGAYIPLITQIAGMLLNSIPLEDIKAKLENFGPMSLRNDKGYPLLCRNILLFVLGGITYAEIAACNLLETLTGSRICVMSDRIVNGNDLANDILSLPR; encoded by the exons ATGGATGTCTTCAAGAAACTTTCTTCCTTGCAGGAAATATCCAAAGCCCAACTagccaaaatattttctgtaaatccaaatagaaaatttttagtaatagaACCATCATTAATTAAACCATTGGAGAGAGTTTGTGGAGTACAATGGCTTAA AGGCTCAGGTGTtgacaaaatattcaaattggaGTCTGTAGCAGTAAATTATCAAGATACcccaattttttatatgatacCTCCagaatacaaaatatttaccCAAGTAGTGGATCAAATCAGAGCCCAAGTAGACATAGCAAATCCCCCAAACAACAAATACCACATCATAGTGATCCCCAGAAGCCTACACATTTTTGAGGAAGAGTTGGAAGAACATGGACTATTAGAAAGCGTTGCAAAATTACATTCCTTCCAATGGATGCCATTACATTTAGATGCTGGTATTTTAAGCCTTGAAATGCCACTGCTTTATAACTCACTAtttgtttatgaaaattttggattGATGCCAGTACTGTCCAAAGCTTTGTGGCAACTTAGTTTAGTTGTAG GAAAACCCAACGTAATCATTTCTGTAGGCGCCCATTCAAATACGGTATTGAAACAGTTCGACGATCTATGTGAAACCAAAGGAGATACTGATAAATTGGATTCTGATTTTGGAGCCCTGTTAATCATAGATAGAAGTGTGGATTATCCTAGTGCGTTGCTAACTCCAGGGGTTTATTCAGGCTTGTTAAGTGAAGTTTACCCCGTTAAGTCGGGCCTTTGTGATTTAAAAGAAACCGCTGAAACCTCAAAGGATTTGCAACTTGATGATAAATGTATACCACTTTGGGAGAGACAGCCAGTGAATCTAACGTTGAACAGTCAGCAGGACCCTGTTTATAGAGACATTAAAAATCGGTATTTCACCGAAGTGACTTCGGTACTAAGCAACTTAACCAAGCAATTAAAACAAGAGAAAATGAGTTCTCAGGAAATGGCACTTGATGAAATCAAGCGATATGTACAGACGCAACTTCAAGCGGCAAAATCCAGGAAGGCTTTCATCTCCAACCACTTATTGGCTGCTGAAAGTATTATTAACGTAGTTGGGCATAGATATGAGAAGCAAAAAGAAGTGGAGATTGATATAATGAAAAACACCAACAAATCCGCCAATCTCAACTACCTGGAGGAAATTACAGTAATTGAAAATGACATGCTGTTGTCTTTACGATTGTTCTGTCTACTCTCTATCACTCAAAAACTGTCTGATAGTGAAGTAAAATCGTTTTGGAGGAAGTTCTTACATCAATTCGGGTTCAATTATGGCTTCGCCCTGAACAATCTCATAAACCTTGGATTCGTTAGTGAACCATCACAGAGTTCTTCAACCATCAACATTCCATCCAAACTGAACTTAAAGCTGCCAAAATTTACCACCagcaatttttatacaaatacCAAAAATATGAGACAAATACCTGCAGATCCTGATAATGTGAATCTAAAACACCCAACCTGTGCCAGTTACGTGTTTGGTGGCGCGTACATACCGCTTATAACCCAAATAGCTGGCATGCTGTTGAATTCAATTCCGCTGGAGGATATTAAAgccaaattggaaaatttcggGCCAATGTCTCTAAGGAACGATAAAGGGTACCCTTTGCTATGCAGAAACATCTTACTGTTTGTGTTGGGAGGAATCACTTATGCGGAAATTGCAGCTTGTAATTTGCTTGAAACTTTAACAGGCTCGAGAATTTGTGTCATGAGTGATCGCATTGTTAACGGTAATGATTTGGCGAATGACATCTTGAGTTTACCTAGATGA